One stretch of Macrobrachium nipponense isolate FS-2020 chromosome 16, ASM1510439v2, whole genome shotgun sequence DNA includes these proteins:
- the LOC135195436 gene encoding uncharacterized protein LOC135195436, translating into MLLSVCLASMLPFVAYSWTQGYGLPIFSELTRAFTPPKFSQPAPPSCNTLPLFQQPAQKSASLWRKGKGKRTMQTITAAPSPTTPPPPQAPTTAAAPGEVSWVNQIHQQQRFVGLHEDDILEEKVNVPSGTHIRWYKNNVLLQQSSNNSGGTSASSTPSQRFYAVSSSSSVSRVLISTMIYFDCAAISDAGLYRLQLDIPNSSNNWHRNYSIIIVDWSGVPGVSCMYEDNEMAYLPRIYQYALSAQVPVGGSVILPCGYQGLLTDVAWYRNRTLILSDDINHEIRPGGDLLIQQASASPTPVRYACWVGSTAYASLTDVIYTDVYVQE; encoded by the exons ATGCTCCTGTCTGTGTGTCTGGCATCTATGTTGCCATTTGTGGCCTACAGCTGGACTCAAGGATATGGACTTCCCATTTTCTCCGAACTGACCCGTGCTTTCACGCCTCCAAAGTTTAGCCAACCAGCACCACCTTCCTGTAATACACTACCACTTTTCCAGCAGCCAGCACAAAAG TCTGCTAGTCTATGGAGGAAAGGCAAAGGAAAGAGGACCATGCAGACCATCACGGCAG CTCCATCTCCTACAACGCCGCCACCGCCACAGGCACCAACTACAGCAGCAGCTCCTGGGGAAGTTTCCTGGGTTAACCAGATCCACCAACAGCAACGGTTCGTTGGGCTCCATGAAGATGATATCCTGGAAGAAAAGGTGAATGTTCCCTCCGGTACCCACATAAGATGGTATAAGAACAATGTTCTACTGCAGCAG AGTAGCAATAACAGTGGGGGTACTTCTGCCTCAAGTACACCGTCACAACGTTTTTAtgcagtatcatcatcatcatcagtctcTCGCGTTCTTATTTCAACTATGATCTATTTCGACTGCGCTGCTATCAGCGATGCC GGACTCTATCGACTGCAGTTAGACATACCTAATAGTAGCAACAACTGGCATCGTAATTATTCCATCATAATAGTAG ATTGGAGTGGTGTTCCAGGGGTAAGCTGCATGTATGAAGATAATGAGATGGCCTACTTGCCTCGGATCTACCAATATGCTCTCTCAGCTCAGGTTCCTGTAGGAGGCAGCGTTATCCTACCTTGTGGCTACCAAGGACTTCTAACAGATGTGGCTTGGTATCGTAACAGAACGTTGATCTTGTCTGATGACATCAACCACGAG ATAAGACCCGGTGGTGATCTATTGATCCAGCAGGCAAGTGCATCGCCAACTCCCGTCCGCTACGCCTGCTGGGTAGGGAGTACAGCATACGCCAGTCTCACGGATGTTATATACACGGATGTTTACGTTCAG